Proteins encoded in a region of the Pelmatolapia mariae isolate MD_Pm_ZW linkage group LG6, Pm_UMD_F_2, whole genome shotgun sequence genome:
- the LOC134628428 gene encoding hsp70-Hsp90 organising protein-like yields the protein MKFTRDICRLLGLGGDGSGEEEMEAQNGPHDPSHRRKDQKSSQAMMNNEQDLDDEERTRRRAERRRAKRKRQKERRKLERKERMEDASEQEEEAAGEVSDTDSEEEMKEEERWTAVHPRARCNPESVTALVATESKTNHQLSHRMSDEEPEWDISSAFVANAANTIKLKGLMNRAKQISRENKENEARSSQEENTEEMRRMGESLTLQGIKMFEQAQYTEAVDMFTEAIFCDPKDHRLYGNRSYCHWFLEQYSSALSDARRSIRLAPDWPKGYFRKGCALVGLKRYSEAEKALEKVLELDQNCKEASKKLFNCRVVQLMEMGFDEAQSKELLQKFTTVQAVVNSFEARTLKLFSQQDQSGNCRSLWVGNVTQEVTEKDLCDLFKIFGEIESIRVLHERFCAFVNFKNANMAAKALDKLQGVELGGNKLVMRYPDRWIHRTVPSVQRSNSSFCSNTAGTQPSPAASGSRWRAPLNGDECFYWRTTGCFYGDKCRFKHIPDQQGRDKKPWQP from the exons ACGGTTCtggagaggaggagatggaggctCAGAATGGACCCCATGACCCATCACACAGGAGGAAAGATCAGAAGTCATCACAG GCCATGATGAACAATGAACAGGATTTGGATGATGAGGAGAGAACAAGAAGGAGAGCTGAAAGAAGGAGGGCCAAAAGGAAA AGGCAGAAAGAACGGAGGAAACTAGAGCGTAAGGAGAGGATGGAGGATGCTTCAGAGCAG gaagaagaagcagctggaGAAGTGTCAGATACTGACAGTGAAGAGGAGATGAAAGAAGAAGAGCGATGGACTGCGGTTCACCCCAGAGCCAGATGCAACCCTGAATCAGTGACTGCCCTCGTGGCAACAGAGAGCAAGACGAATCACCAGCTGTCCCACAGGATGTCAGATGAG GAGCCAGAGTGGGATATCAGCAGTGCATTTGTGGCCAACGCTGCCAACACCATTAAACTGAAAGGCCTGATGAACAGAGCAAAGCAAATCTCCAGAGAGAACAAGGAAAATGAGGCCAGGAGCAgccag GAGGAGAACACAGAAGAAATGAGGAGGATGGGGGAGTCCCTGACAT TGCAGGGCATTAAGATGTTTGAGCAAGCCCAGTACACCGAGGCGGTGGACATGTTTACAGAAGCTATCTTCTGCGACCCCAAAGATCACAG GTTATATGGAAATCGGTCTTACTGTCACTGGTTTCTGGAGCAGTACTCCTCAGCTCTGAGTGATGCTCGAAGGTCCATCCGGCTCGCTCCCGACTGGCCGAAGGGATACTTTCGCAAGGGCTGTGCTCTGGTGGGGTTAAAG CGGTACAGTGAAGCAGAGAAGGCCCTGGAGAAGGTGCTGGAGTTGGATCAGAATTGTAAGGAAGCATCCAAAAAACTCTTTAACTGTCGCGTCGTTCAGCTCATG GAGATGGGTTTCGATGAGGCGCAGAGCAAAGAGCTTCTGCAGAAGTTCACCACTGTTCAGGCAGTCGTCAACTCATTTGAAGCCAGAA CTCTGAAGCTCTTTTCTCAGCAGGACCAGAGTGG AAACTGTCGCTCTTTGTGGGTTGGGAACGTTACACAGGAAGTTACAGAGAAGGACCTTTGTGATCTCTTCAAAAT CTTCGGTGAGATTGAAAGCATCAGAGTTCTTCATGAACGCTTCTGTGCCTTTGTCAACTTCAAGAACGCCAACATGGCTGCCAAAGCCCTGGACAAGCTGCAG GGGGTGGAGCTCGGGGGCAACAAGCTGGTGATGCGGTACCCAGATCGCTGGATCCACAGGACTGTGCCCTCCGTGCAAAGAAGCAACAGCAGCTTTTGCTCCAACACTGCAGGAACTCAGCCAAGTCCAGCTGCCTCTGG GTCCCGATGGCGGGCACCTTTAAATGGAGATGAGTGCTTTTACTGGCGGACCACAGGCTGTTTCTATGGCGACAAGTGCCGCTTCAAACACATACCAGACCAGCAAGGTCGAGACAAGAAGCCTTGGCAACCATGA